The following are encoded together in the Vigna unguiculata cultivar IT97K-499-35 chromosome 2, ASM411807v1, whole genome shotgun sequence genome:
- the LOC114173737 gene encoding LOW QUALITY PROTEIN: rop guanine nucleotide exchange factor 14 (The sequence of the model RefSeq protein was modified relative to this genomic sequence to represent the inferred CDS: inserted 1 base in 1 codon) produces MLRMRKRLACCSKGSKFSIDLDEQERIMTYNGLESCMLNNQSYEDESRTSRGDECITDSFDDDSSCSSSKDAFGSFSSKCLTMKKDDKGLEEWDLSESPHDFYAKEKPFGIQHSDIEAMKERFSKLLLGEDVTGGSKGLITALALSNGITNLSVTVFGEMWKLEPLSEEMKRKWQREIDWLLSPTNYMVELVPSTQSGANGGIFEIMTSKPRADVLMNLPALQKLDSMLIETLDSMTNMEFWYAEGGNEAEGXDTNAQHSKKWGLPSPKVPKCGLSDTEKKKLLHQGGVVRQVFKAAKSINESVLLEMPVPAIIKDALIKSGKTNLGHELNKVLAVESSSAEDMLKSLNLKSEHVVLETVNKLEAAILSWKERIAEYAAGKHQPRSTWSSFVKDPALEFDKLKVLSDRAETLLQLIKIRYPNLPQTFIDAAKVQHGKDIGHSILEAYSRVLANLAFGILSRIGDVLQEDSSSNPNSPMVAEYSPGMNLSQTWVVNSSIKQSLLDKMNKADGQYCDSSSYNASDLEHSSIHSKSLSMTATTNQSGGWSMSKEVCSSLSPRNSP; encoded by the exons ATGTTGAGGATGAGAAAAAGGCTAGCATGCTGCTCCAAGGGAAGCAAATTTAGCATCGATCTTGATGAGCAAGAGA GGATTATGACATACAATGGCCTTGAAAGTTGCATGTTGAATAACCAGTCCTACGAAGATGAGAGCAGAACAAGTAGAGGAGATGAATGCATAACTGATTCATTTGACGATGATTCCAGTTGTTCCTCCAGCAAGGATGCTTTTGGATCATTctcttcaaaatgtttaacGATGAAAAAGGACGATAAAGGATTGGAGGAATGGGATCTCTCAGAAAGTCCTCACGATTTTTATGCCAAAGAGAAGCCTTTTGGTATACAGCATTCAGATATAGAAGCCATGAAGGAAAGATTTTCGAAGCTTTTGCTTGGTGAAGATGTTACAGGAGGTTCCAAGGGTCTCATTACAGCTTTGGCGCTATCTAATGGCATCACAAACCTATCAG TGACGGTTTTTGGAGAGATGTGGAAATTGGAACCACTATCtgaagaaatgaagagaaaatggCAAAGAGAGATAGACTGGTTATTGTCTCCTACCAACTATATGGTTGAGCTTGTTCCCTCTACGCAAAGCGGTGCCAATGGCGGGATTTTTGAG ATAATGACCTCAAAGCCTCGTGCAGACGTCCTCATGAATCTTCCAGCACTTCAGAAGTTGGATTCTATGCTGATT GAGACACTAGATTCGATGACGAATATGGAGTTTTGGTATGCAGAGGGAGGAAACGAGGCAGAAG GGGACACAAATGCACAGCATAGCAAAAAATGGGGGCTTCCATCACCCAAAGTTCCAAAATGTGGTCTTTCTGATACTGAAAAAAAGAAGCTGCTTCATCAGGGTGGGGTGGTGCGTCAAGTATTCAAGGCTGCCAAATCCATCAATGAAAGCGTTTTGCTTGAAATGCCTGTGCCAGCGATTATCAAAGATGCACTTATAAAG TCTGGAAAGACAAACCTCGGACACGAACTGAACAAGGTTCTGGCTGTTGAATCAAGCTCTGCAGAAGACATGCTTAAATCGCTGAACTTGAAATCCGAACATGTTGTCCTAGAGACTGTGAATAAACTGGAAGCTGCTATATTGTCATGGAAAGAGAGAATTGCAGAATATGCTGCTGGCAAACACCAACCTCGTTCCACGTGGTCATCTTTTGTGAAGGATCCTGCGTTAGAGTTTGATAAACTGAAGGTATTATCGGACCGTGCTGAAACACTACTGCAGCTGATTAAAATCAGATACCCAAACCTTCCTCAAACATTTATCGATGCAGCCAAAGTTCAACATGGCAAG gATATTGGACATTCCATTTTGGAAGCATATTCAAGAGTTCTAGCAAATTTAGCCTTTGGCATTCTGTCTAGAATAGGAGATGTATTGCAGGAGGATTCTTCAAGCAATCCGAATTCACCTATGGTGGCAGAATACTCTCCAGGGATGAATCTTTCTCAAACATGGGTGGTGAATTCAAGTATCAAACAGTCATTACTTGATAAGATGAACAAAGCAGATGGACAATATTGTGATTCTAGCTCTTACAATGCTTCTGATTTAGAACATTCTTCTATTCATTCCAAATCCCTATCTATGACAGCCACGACAAACCAGAGTGGTGGCTGGAGCATGAGTAAAGAAGTTTGTTCAAGTCTGTCTCCTAGAAATTCTCCATAG
- the LOC114173224 gene encoding LOW QUALITY PROTEIN: methanol O-anthraniloyltransferase-like (The sequence of the model RefSeq protein was modified relative to this genomic sequence to represent the inferred CDS: deleted 1 base in 1 codon), with amino-acid sequence MMSRRSFSVVHGGAELVVPAGATPGEVKKLSDIDDQEGLRFQLPVIMFYRNGSAVEGKDACKVYKKGLGEALVHYYPLAGRLREGPNRKLMVDCNGEGILLVEAEAHVSLKELGNEILPPCPYMKDFLLDVPGSRGILGSPLLLVQVTRLTCGGFVFAARMNHTICDSLGLVQFLTMVGEIARGASITHFPVWQRELFSARNPPRITCAHHEYETQHCHKETWDTHQMDHRSFFFGPREIATLRNHLPNHLKNSSTFEVLSACLWKCRTIALGLKPNESVGLSPFITARGKLGLQVPNGYYGNAFAFPMALSRAGPLCQNPLGYALELVKMAKAQMGAEYVSSVADLMVLKGRPMYRTEGNYLIGDTTQVGFYEVDFGWGSPIYGGPAGAIPFVSFYGRFRNSEGEDVIVVPILLPHHVMRSFLSELVKITNKDPMDLSDENMPNRSML; translated from the exons ATGATGTCACGGAGGAGTTTCAGCGTGGTGCATGGTGGAGCCGAACTGGTGGTGCCAGCAGGAGCAACTCCAGGAGAAGTGAAGAAGCTCTCAGACATAGATGATCAAGAGGGGCTACGTTTTCAGCTTCCTGTGATCATGTTCTACAGAAATGGTTCTGCTGTGGAAGGAAAAGATGCTTGTAAGGTTTATAAGAAA GGTTTAGGTGAAGCACTGGTGCACTATTACCCTCTTGCTGGTAGACTGAGAGAAGGGCCTAACAGAAAGCTTATGGTGGATTGCAATGGTGAGGGGATATTGTTGGTGGAAGCTGAGGCTCATGTTTCACTCAAGGAGTTGGGGAATGAGATTCTTCCACCGTGCCCTTATATGAAGGACTTTCTTCTTGACGTTCCTGGATCACGAGGCATTCTTGGAAGCCCTCTCTTGCTGGTTCAG GTAACCCGTTTAACATGCGGAGGATTTGTTTTCGCTGCTCGCATGAACCACACGATCTGTGACTCATTGGGGTTGGTGCAATTTCTGACCATGGTGGGTGAGATTGCAAGAGGTGCTTCCATAACCCACTTCCCTGTGTGGCAAAGAGAGTTATTCAGTGCAAGGAACCCACCAAGAATCACTTGTGCACACCATGAATATGAAACCCAACACTGCCACAAAGAAACATGGGACACCCACCAAATGGACCATCGATCATTTTTCTTTGGTCCCAGAGAGATTGCAACCCTTCGGAATCACCTACCCAACCACCTTAAAAATTCTTCAACTTTTGAGGTGCTCTCTGCCTGTTTGTGGAAATGTCGAACTATAGCACTTGGGCTGAAACCCAACGAGAGTGTAGGCCTGTCACCCTTTATCACTGCTCGTGGCAAACTGGGCCTGCAAGTGCCAAATGGGTACTATGGCAATGCCTTTGCCTTCCCAATGGCTCTTTCAAGGGCTGGGCCTTTGTGCCAAAACCCATTGGGGTATGCATTGGAGTTGGTAAAAATGGCAAAGGCTCAAATGGGTGCAGAATATGTGAGTTCTGTGGCTGATCTTATGGTTCTAAAGGGTCGACCCATGTATAGGACTGAAGGGAACTACCTTATTGGGGACACTACTCAAGTGGGGTTCTATGAAGTGGATTTTGGGTGGGGGAGTCCTATATATGGAGGACCAGCTGGGGCTATACCTTTTGTTAGCTTCTATGGACGTTTTAGGAACAGTGAAGGAGAGGATGTAATTGTGGTGCCAATTTTGTTGCCACACCATGTCATGAGGAGCTTTCTCTCTGAACTGGTAAAGATCACAAACAAGGACCCTATGGACCTTTCTGATGAGAATATGCCAAATAGGTCCATGTTGTAA
- the LOC114173108 gene encoding methanol O-anthraniloyltransferase-like, with protein sequence MASNSCGAISVRRSEAQVVAPARATPSEVKYLSDIDDQEGLRMRFSFIMFYERDDAMKEFDPAMFIKRGISEALVHYYPLAGRVAEGPNKKLVVECSGEGVMFVEAEADVALEELGDSIGPPCLHRKHFVYEVPASQGILGSPLLLIQVTRLSCGGFVFAVCMNHVVCDSFGLVQFLNVVATMARDPHAAIQPPVWRRDIFSARNPPRVTCTHHEYDNVVQHSTTTTSSHSTENTENLSHESFFFGQKEIQTLRNHLPHNLRKCSTFELLTACLWKCRTMALDLDPNEVVGVSSFVTTHGKVNVPKGYYGNAFVFPIALSKAGLLCEKSLGYGLGLIREAKGRMSEEYVRSVVDLMVLKGRPMHRTHGNFFVGDMSRVGFGEVDFGWGKPVYGGPVGAIPLVSYLARFKDGIMVPILLPEFPMKRFLREVTKMTSEEEFNLSPDMKTRARSMI encoded by the exons ATGGCTTCGAACAGTTGCGGTGCAATTTCCGTGAGGCGCAGTGAAGCGCAAGTGGTGGCGCCGGCAAGAGCTACACCAAGTGAAGTGAAGTATCTTTCGGACATTGATGACCAAGAAGGGCTTCGCATGCGCTTCTCCTTCATCATGTTCTATGAAAGGGACGACGCAATGAAGGAGTTTGATCCTGCCATGTTCATCAAAAGGGGCATCTCTGAAGCACTTGTTCACTACTATCCCTTGGCCGGGAGGGTGGCGGAAGGGCCTAACAAAAAGCTGGTGGTGGAGTGCAGCGGCGAGGGGGTTATGTTTGTTGAAGCTGAGGCTGATGTTGCGTTGGAGGAGCTTGGTGACTCCATTGGACCACCTTGTCTGCATAGGAAACACTTCGTGTATGAAGTCCCTGCATCTCAAGGAATTCTAGGCTCTCCTTTGTTGTTGATTCAG GTGACTCGTCTTTCATGCGGAGGGTTCGTATTTGCCGTGTGCATGAATCACGTTGTGTGCGACTCTTTCGGGCTGGTTCAGTTCCTCAACGTGGTGGCAACAATGGCAAGGGACCCACACGCCGCAATCCAACCACCGGTGTGGAGAAGAGACATATTTAGCGCACGCAACCCTCCACGTGTAACTTGCACACACCACGAGTACGACAACGTTGTCCAACACAGTACTACAACCACTTCTTCACACTCAACGGAGAACACCGAAAACTTGTCTCACGAATCATTTTTCTTTGGGCAGAAAGAGATTCAAACACTTCGTAATCATCTTCCCCATAACCTTCGGAAATGCTCAACTTTCGAGTTACTAACGGCATGCTTGTGGAAGTGTCGTACAATGGCGCTTGATCTCGACCCGAACGAGGTGGTTGGTGTGTCGAGTTTCGTGACTACTCATGGTAAGGTGAATGTGCCAAAAGGATATTATGGGAACGCGTTTGTGTTTCCAATTGCATTATCAAAGGCTGGTTTGTTGTGCGAAAAGTCGTTAGGGTATGGTTTGGGTTTGATCAGAGAAGCCAAGGGTCGAATGAGCGAAGAGTACGTTAGGTCAGTGGTTGATCTTATGGTTCTGAAGGGGCGTCCTATGCATAGGACACATGGGAATTTCTTTGTTGGGGATATGAGTCGTGTGGGTTTTGGTGAAGTTGATTTTGGTTGGGGAAAGCCCGTTTATGGAGGCCCTGTTGGAGCCATACCATTAGTAAGCTACCTTGCAAGGTTCAAAGATGGGATTATGGTGCCAATATTGTTGCCAGAGTTTCCCATGAAAAGGTTTCTCAGGGAGGTCACCAAAATGACTAGTGAAGAGGAGTTTAATCTTAGTCCCGACATGAAAACAAGAGCTAGATCCATGATATAA